From Thermoleophilum album:
CTCCCCGCCAGCCGCGCCCACAGGCCGCCAGGTTCAAGTGTGTCACCTTCCGGCCGGCGCCGCGTCGGCGGCCGTGCTGCGGTTTCGGCACGATGCCCGTCAGTCGGGGGCGCTCCCGGACGGCGCGCGATCGTTGCGCACATCGAAGAGCGCAGCGAGGATGCGACGGGCCATCGGCGCAGCCGTCTCGGCACCGAAGCCGCCCGCTTCGTCGGTGACAACGACGACGTAACGGATCGCGGGGTACGGAGCGAGTCCGACGAACCACGACTGGTCGGCGCGGCCGGCGCCCTTTTCGGCGGTACCTGTCTTGCCGGCCACGGGAATCGGAAACCCCTGGAAGACGGGAGTAGCGGTACCGCCGGGCGCCGATGTCGCTCCGCGCAAACCGTCGAGGATCGCCTGTCGCGTGACCTGCGACATACGCACACTCCGCGCCGGCGGCGCTTGCAAGCTTTGGATGGGACGGCCGGACGCATCCTCGACACGCAAACCAATGCGCGGAACCACCACCCGACCGCCATTGGCGATCGCCGCGTAGGCGACTGCGAGCTGCACTGGGTCGGCGCGCAGGTCGCCCTGCCCAACGGCGAGGTTGACGTTGTCACCGACCGTCCACGGGCGATCGGTCAACCTCCGCTTGAACAGCCGGTTCCGCCACGCCGGCGAAGGCACGAGCCCCTCCCACTCGCCCGGCAGGTCGATGCCCGTGCGCCGCCCGAAGCCGAGCGCGTGCGCCCACCGCTGTAGCTGAGTGCCGCGGGCGTTGAGGTCGGCGCCGAGCCGGTAGAAGAAAACGTCGCTCGACACCGTCAGTGCGCGGCGCACATCGACCGCCCCGTGGGCCTTGCCGCCGGCGTTGCGAAACGTGATGCCGGAGATCGTGATCGAACCAGGGTCGTAGATCACCGAACCGGGAGTGATGAGCCCGGTCTCGAGCGCCGCCGCAGCGGTGACGACCTTGAACGTCGAGCCGGTCGGGTAGCCACTCTGGATCGCGCGGTTGAGAAGCGGTGCGCCGTTCAGCGGGTCGGTGAGCCGGCGGTAGTCGGAGGCGCGCACAATCTTGGCGAAGATGCTCGGGTCGAACGAGGGCTGCGAGCCGAGGGCGATCACCTCGCCCGTGCGCACGTCCATCACCACGAACGCGCCACGCCCCGTACCCGAT
This genomic window contains:
- the mrdA gene encoding penicillin-binding protein 2; the encoded protein is MYLETDRRPGLTPQLAVRIAVLGFVALVGFAVIFFRLWYLQVLSGDRYLQEANNNRVREIRVQAPRGEILDRNGRVLVANRPSLALEVTPDKLPRDRARRQEVFRRLGRILGVSPRRIERSVERQFKAMPFAAATVRQDVSLPVVAYVLEHQDRLPGVTVERVFLRSYPYREIGAHLFGTVGEVTAEQLRQDRYRGVAMGDRVGQSGIEYEYDRFLRGRNGANRVQVDARGRFKGELSVRRPIQGRNLRLSIDLDVQRAGQAALASGTGRGAFVVMDVRTGEVIALGSQPSFDPSIFAKIVRASDYRRLTDPLNGAPLLNRAIQSGYPTGSTFKVVTAAAALETGLITPGSVIYDPGSITISGITFRNAGGKAHGAVDVRRALTVSSDVFFYRLGADLNARGTQLQRWAHALGFGRRTGIDLPGEWEGLVPSPAWRNRLFKRRLTDRPWTVGDNVNLAVGQGDLRADPVQLAVAYAAIANGGRVVVPRIGLRVEDASGRPIQSLQAPPARSVRMSQVTRQAILDGLRGATSAPGGTATPVFQGFPIPVAGKTGTAEKGAGRADQSWFVGLAPYPAIRYVVVVTDEAGGFGAETAAPMARRILAALFDVRNDRAPSGSAPD